A portion of the Micromonospora vinacea genome contains these proteins:
- a CDS encoding alanyl-tRNA editing protein produces MGVTQHGRTHRLDLADPTVREWTCTVLHADAEQGIVLDRSAFYPGGGGQPPDHGVLLWQGVQTRIVGTRKGDDPYLIPAEGDPLPPVGTAVVGAVEDERRTRLMRTHSGLHVLCGVVFRDFGALVTGNSMEPGEARMDFNLPEVPPDFKSRIEELVNAEVAADRSVATRVLPRTEALALPDIIRTQSNLIPPDEQEVRIVDIVGLDVQADGGTHVASTAQIGKVQVVKVESKGRANRRVRVRLVD; encoded by the coding sequence ATGGGCGTCACACAGCATGGCCGGACGCACCGGCTGGACCTTGCCGACCCGACAGTGCGCGAATGGACCTGCACGGTCCTGCACGCCGACGCGGAGCAGGGCATCGTGCTGGACCGTTCGGCGTTCTATCCGGGCGGCGGTGGTCAACCACCCGACCACGGCGTACTGCTCTGGCAGGGCGTACAGACCCGGATCGTCGGCACCCGCAAGGGCGACGACCCGTACCTGATCCCCGCCGAGGGTGACCCGCTCCCGCCGGTCGGCACCGCTGTCGTCGGCGCTGTGGAGGACGAGCGTCGCACCCGGCTGATGCGTACCCACTCCGGGCTGCACGTGCTCTGCGGTGTGGTGTTCCGCGACTTCGGCGCGCTCGTGACCGGAAACTCGATGGAGCCGGGCGAGGCCCGGATGGACTTCAACCTCCCCGAGGTGCCCCCGGACTTCAAGAGCCGCATCGAGGAGCTGGTCAACGCCGAGGTGGCCGCCGACCGCTCGGTCGCCACCCGGGTGCTGCCGCGCACCGAGGCGCTGGCCCTGCCGGACATCATCCGCACCCAGTCCAACCTCATCCCGCCGGATGAGCAGGAGGTCCGGATCGTCGACATCGTCGGGCTGGACGTGCAGGCCGACGGCGGCACCCACGTCGCCTCCACCGCCCAGATCGGCAAGGTGCAGGTGGTCAAGGTGGAGAGCAAGGGTCGGGCCAACCGCCGGGTCCGGGTCCGACTGGTGGACTAG
- a CDS encoding alpha/beta fold hydrolase — translation MRGFRWPPPPDSGPRTWGPGPGGPRTGRPALPEPETELVTTPHGVRLERLVTGTGDPVTVFAHGLGQGIATTRPFGSGVNGRKLFFQFRGHGRSEAPPGPWDYLDLARDLRAIADLGGASRAFGASLGAGALCRLLTESPERFDKLVFFLPAVLDEPRGPTARERVTDLLEAVESGVASEVADIVTLELPPAVRNTPAGWAYLRQRLDQLLRDGLADGLATLTDQTPLRQIGDLTAVTAPALVIGCAGDDLHPVEVAERLAVALPQATLHVYDRPGVLWSERADLRDRISGFLNE, via the coding sequence GTGAGAGGTTTTCGCTGGCCGCCCCCACCCGACAGCGGGCCCCGCACCTGGGGGCCCGGGCCGGGTGGACCGCGTACCGGCCGGCCGGCGCTGCCGGAACCGGAGACCGAGCTGGTCACCACCCCGCACGGCGTACGGCTGGAGCGGCTGGTCACCGGCACCGGTGATCCGGTCACCGTGTTCGCGCACGGCCTGGGCCAGGGCATCGCCACCACCCGCCCGTTCGGCAGTGGGGTGAACGGCCGCAAGCTGTTCTTCCAGTTCCGCGGGCACGGCCGCTCCGAAGCCCCGCCCGGGCCGTGGGACTACCTGGACCTTGCCCGGGACCTGCGGGCGATCGCCGACCTCGGCGGCGCCAGCCGGGCGTTCGGCGCCAGCCTCGGCGCGGGCGCCCTCTGCCGACTCCTCACGGAGAGCCCGGAGCGTTTCGACAAGCTGGTCTTCTTCCTGCCCGCGGTCCTCGACGAGCCACGCGGGCCGACCGCCCGGGAACGCGTCACCGACCTGCTGGAGGCGGTGGAGAGCGGGGTGGCCTCGGAGGTCGCCGACATCGTCACGCTGGAGTTGCCCCCGGCGGTGCGCAACACCCCGGCCGGCTGGGCGTACCTGCGGCAACGGCTCGACCAGCTGCTCCGCGACGGGCTGGCCGACGGGCTGGCAACGCTCACCGACCAGACGCCGCTGCGCCAGATCGGTGACCTGACGGCGGTCACCGCGCCGGCGCTGGTGATCGGTTGCGCGGGCGACGACCTGCACCCGGTCGAGGTCGCCGAGCGGCTCGCCGTCGCACTACCCCAGGCCACCCTGCACGTGTACGACCGGCCCGGGGTGCTCTGGTCGGAACGCGCCGATCTGCGGGACCGCATCTCCGGCTTCCTGAACGAGTAA